A portion of the Paenibacillus marchantiae genome contains these proteins:
- a CDS encoding carbohydrate ABC transporter permease has product MIKSRNKWMPYLFLLPGVLLFLAIGVYSVGFSIMLSFYNWSGIDFSTARFEGLANFRQFLLGDDPIVTRNFYNAVLHNLIIAVSQVVVVVPIALVLAFVLQNTKAATWYRTIYFLPMIASGVAIFYVWKGLFEPSGAFNSLFLWMGLDFLAVPGGMLGSSSTSLLGIILTSIWGGLPGTLILYYAGLTSIDPTLYEAASVDGAKKTTMILKITWPLLKPITLIAVIQMVNGAFQAFENVFIMTGGGPAGSSEVIGTLVYRTAFLNNDYGLASAIGWVSFLITGAIAIFSIRSFKADI; this is encoded by the coding sequence ATGATAAAAAGTCGAAATAAGTGGATGCCGTATCTCTTTTTACTGCCTGGCGTGCTTTTGTTTCTAGCCATCGGCGTGTATTCGGTCGGATTCTCGATCATGCTCAGCTTTTATAACTGGTCCGGGATTGATTTTTCCACCGCAAGGTTTGAAGGTCTGGCGAATTTTCGTCAGTTCCTGCTCGGTGATGATCCGATTGTAACCCGGAATTTCTATAATGCCGTTCTGCACAATCTGATTATTGCCGTTTCACAGGTTGTGGTCGTCGTTCCAATCGCACTTGTGCTGGCTTTTGTGCTGCAAAATACGAAGGCAGCAACGTGGTACCGGACGATTTATTTTCTGCCGATGATCGCATCTGGCGTAGCTATCTTTTATGTATGGAAAGGCTTGTTTGAACCTAGTGGAGCATTCAACTCACTCTTCCTATGGATGGGCTTGGATTTCCTTGCTGTACCTGGTGGAATGTTAGGGAGTTCGTCTACTTCTTTACTCGGTATTATTTTGACATCAATCTGGGGCGGTCTGCCTGGAACACTGATTCTGTACTACGCTGGTCTGACTTCCATTGATCCGACACTGTATGAAGCAGCAAGTGTGGATGGTGCCAAGAAAACAACTATGATATTGAAAATTACCTGGCCGTTACTGAAGCCAATCACGCTTATTGCCGTCATTCAGATGGTGAACGGAGCCTTTCAGGCCTTTGAGAATGTGTTCATCATGACAGGCGGCGGACCGGCTGGCAGTTCGGAGGTTATTGGTACGCTCGTGTACCGTACAGCTTTTCTAAACAATGATTATGGTCTGGCCAGCGCAATCGGGTGGGTATCATTTCTGATTACAGGTGCCATTGCCATATTCAGTATTCGCTCATTCAAGGCAGACATCTAA
- a CDS encoding ABC transporter substrate-binding protein, producing the protein MKKRAGMIVTLITVFSLIVSACGDAQSGGTEPKASKELTMWTWKVAYTPGIEAAAKLYEEKTGIKVKLETFTPDDTYRQKFQAAANSKNLPDIVNWWATAGDSIENSVLELSGEVDDDLLNSYYSAAMDPIIVTQSQVDSWKEDKNATTIQKSLKTGQFYGLPLDIGGFFTFYGNKKLIEEAGLTAEAPKTWEEFVTMMETVKEKTGTPGLVFGAKLPDLWENWAGSALSIMLNEPQGYIDLLERKSKLSDPSNLPVVKAMETLANKDLLMPGILSTDIDGADQAFAAGKAAFDLGGSFTMSTLLAMGMSPDDIFTFPVPPLEGSKINSWTTDPFTLTMLSVNKDSQNKAEALDFIKFLTGDPDAAVAFANAAYTVPALNLGDRANDLDPNLKSISDAFAAEPGPYSQASPAINTYRGKHKEWEVYAQSMQSMIEKKMTAEQVAKKFDDTMESLKASGN; encoded by the coding sequence ATGAAAAAAAGAGCAGGCATGATCGTTACTTTGATAACTGTTTTCTCACTCATTGTAAGCGCTTGCGGTGATGCGCAGTCCGGGGGGACGGAACCCAAAGCGAGTAAAGAGCTGACGATGTGGACGTGGAAGGTTGCTTACACGCCAGGGATTGAAGCAGCTGCGAAATTGTATGAAGAGAAAACAGGAATCAAAGTCAAACTCGAGACCTTTACACCAGATGATACGTATCGCCAAAAATTCCAGGCAGCAGCCAACTCCAAAAATTTGCCGGATATTGTGAACTGGTGGGCAACGGCAGGCGATTCCATCGAGAACTCAGTGCTCGAACTGTCAGGTGAAGTCGACGATGATCTGTTGAACAGCTACTACAGTGCTGCAATGGACCCGATCATTGTCACACAGAGCCAGGTTGATTCCTGGAAAGAAGACAAGAACGCCACCACCATTCAAAAGTCACTGAAGACTGGCCAGTTCTACGGACTGCCGCTCGATATCGGAGGATTCTTTACTTTCTATGGTAACAAGAAGCTGATCGAAGAAGCAGGGCTGACAGCTGAAGCGCCCAAAACGTGGGAAGAGTTTGTCACCATGATGGAGACTGTCAAAGAGAAAACAGGTACTCCTGGGCTTGTGTTTGGTGCAAAGCTGCCTGATCTGTGGGAGAACTGGGCCGGTTCGGCACTGTCCATCATGCTGAACGAACCTCAAGGTTATATTGATCTGCTCGAAAGAAAGTCTAAACTAAGCGACCCTTCAAATCTGCCGGTAGTGAAAGCGATGGAGACACTGGCAAACAAAGATCTGCTTATGCCGGGAATTTTGTCAACGGATATTGATGGAGCAGACCAGGCGTTTGCTGCTGGCAAAGCCGCTTTCGATCTCGGTGGTTCCTTCACGATGTCTACGTTACTGGCTATGGGAATGAGTCCTGACGATATTTTCACCTTCCCGGTACCACCGCTTGAAGGATCGAAAATTAACAGCTGGACGACTGATCCATTCACGTTAACGATGCTGTCAGTGAATAAGGATTCGCAGAACAAGGCTGAAGCGCTTGATTTCATTAAATTTCTAACCGGTGATCCGGATGCAGCTGTCGCTTTTGCTAATGCGGCGTATACAGTACCTGCGCTGAATCTGGGAGATCGTGCAAATGATCTGGACCCGAACCTGAAATCAATTTCAGATGCATTCGCTGCCGAGCCTGGTCCCTACAGTCAAGCTTCACCAGCGATCAATACGTATCGTGGCAAGCACAAAGAATGGGAAGTGTATGCACAGTCCATGCAATCCATGATCGAGAAAAAGATGACTGCTGAACAAGTCGCCAAGAAGTTCGACGACACCATGGAAAGTCTGAAAGCGAGCGGGAACTAG
- a CDS encoding alpha-mannosidase: protein MTTKTAHIVAHSHWDREWYLSFEKHRMLLVQLIEDLIETFENDPEFTNFHLDGQFIVLEDYLEIMPHRSNQVRKLIEEGKLIVGPWYILQDEFLVSSEANARNLLIGIQASEQMGGYAKIGYFPDSFGNMGQAPQLISQAGIEVAVYGRGVKPVGFNNEIQSGNEHTSKYSEMYWESPDGTRVLAILFANWYNNGMEIPVEPEKAKVYWAEKLAAAEEFSSSSELLFMNGCDHQPLQKDLTQALKTATEIMPDVTFRHSSFPEYIQALQKAKPQSLDVIRGELRSQWTDGWITLVNTASARVYIKQQNVKSQTLLEKVAEPLAVMASLYTGIYPRHELLYAWKTLLKNHPHDSICGCSVDEVHREMMTRFAKSQEVAEAISVQSARTIAESVDTSGFDADCALPFVVFNTSGHRRSNVIVTRMDVERRYFDHQPPHEKYQEFKREYEAFDSNDWVVLNAEGKQVESVITPVGPTFGYDLPDDRFRQPYWAYQVDVELYVQNIPGFGYHSFALVPKSVSGENALSELTTTELVTEEQVMENDYVRIEIAGDGSFTMLDKVNGRNYTGLGIYEDTGDIGNEYMYRQPDQEAPLTTQGLPAQIKLVHHTPLKAVYEIVHNWNLPTSADELLDEEIRSMVPFRYRKSRRLDETREVRIRTELSLEKTGRSVGIKSYINNTVQDHRIRMLFQTGLEASHVTVDSIYELAKRPIKPEAEWRNPSNAQHQNAFVSISNGREGLTIANKGLNEYEVLANQNTIAVTLLRGVRELGDWGVFATPEAQCLGQHILEMELISHDLDVIESEAYEQAYQFPVPWTVQQTGVHGGTLPVTHEFLQWEGDHLAFSALKRGEANDDMLFRVFNVSSETTSLKVTPSFEAKEVYESTIVEDQGEAMKVADEGSYALTVGPAKIQTIGIQPTTRLK from the coding sequence ATGACTACAAAAACCGCACATATTGTCGCACATTCTCACTGGGACAGGGAGTGGTATCTATCCTTCGAGAAGCACCGAATGTTGCTTGTTCAGCTCATAGAGGATTTAATCGAGACGTTTGAAAATGACCCAGAATTTACGAATTTCCATCTGGATGGGCAGTTTATTGTGCTGGAGGATTACCTGGAAATCATGCCGCACAGGTCGAATCAGGTTCGCAAGTTAATTGAAGAGGGCAAGCTGATTGTCGGTCCATGGTACATCCTTCAAGATGAATTCCTCGTCAGCAGTGAAGCCAATGCACGCAATCTTTTAATTGGTATTCAAGCCTCAGAACAAATGGGAGGATATGCGAAAATCGGATATTTCCCGGATTCCTTCGGCAATATGGGTCAGGCACCACAACTCATTAGCCAAGCAGGCATTGAGGTAGCTGTATATGGACGTGGAGTGAAGCCAGTTGGATTCAATAACGAAATTCAGTCTGGCAATGAACATACCTCCAAATACTCGGAGATGTATTGGGAATCACCCGATGGTACTCGTGTACTGGCGATCCTGTTCGCCAATTGGTACAACAATGGCATGGAGATTCCGGTGGAACCAGAGAAGGCGAAAGTTTACTGGGCCGAAAAACTGGCTGCAGCAGAAGAGTTTTCTTCAAGTTCCGAACTCCTGTTCATGAACGGATGTGATCATCAGCCGCTCCAGAAGGATCTGACACAAGCGTTAAAAACAGCCACCGAGATTATGCCAGACGTGACGTTTCGTCATTCCAGCTTTCCCGAGTACATTCAGGCTTTGCAAAAAGCGAAACCACAATCATTGGACGTCATTCGCGGTGAACTTCGAAGCCAATGGACCGACGGCTGGATCACACTTGTAAATACGGCTTCAGCAAGGGTATATATCAAACAGCAAAATGTAAAAAGCCAGACGTTACTGGAGAAAGTGGCTGAGCCGCTGGCAGTCATGGCCTCTCTGTACACAGGCATTTATCCACGGCATGAGCTGTTATATGCATGGAAGACGTTACTGAAGAATCATCCTCATGACAGCATCTGCGGGTGCAGTGTTGACGAGGTTCATAGGGAAATGATGACCCGATTTGCCAAATCGCAAGAAGTGGCTGAAGCCATATCGGTTCAGAGTGCTCGTACAATAGCTGAATCCGTGGATACATCTGGTTTTGACGCAGATTGTGCGTTGCCTTTTGTAGTGTTTAACACTTCGGGACATCGTCGATCCAATGTAATTGTAACTAGGATGGACGTTGAGCGACGTTACTTTGACCACCAGCCTCCGCATGAAAAGTATCAGGAGTTTAAGCGCGAATATGAAGCCTTTGACTCGAACGATTGGGTTGTATTGAACGCGGAAGGCAAGCAAGTGGAATCCGTGATCACACCCGTTGGACCGACATTTGGATATGATTTGCCGGATGATCGATTCCGTCAACCTTACTGGGCATATCAAGTGGATGTAGAGCTTTATGTCCAGAACATCCCTGGTTTTGGATATCATAGTTTTGCTCTTGTGCCTAAGAGTGTTTCTGGAGAGAATGCGCTTAGCGAACTGACTACCACTGAACTTGTTACAGAAGAGCAAGTGATGGAGAACGATTATGTGCGGATCGAGATTGCGGGGGATGGATCGTTTACCATGTTGGATAAAGTAAACGGTCGTAATTATACAGGGCTTGGTATTTATGAGGATACGGGGGATATCGGAAATGAGTATATGTACAGACAACCGGATCAGGAAGCTCCGTTGACTACGCAGGGACTGCCTGCCCAGATTAAGCTGGTACATCATACACCACTGAAAGCCGTTTATGAGATCGTGCATAACTGGAATCTCCCGACCTCCGCAGATGAACTGCTGGATGAAGAGATCCGCTCCATGGTTCCATTTCGTTATCGGAAATCCCGGCGGCTTGATGAAACTAGAGAAGTGAGGATTCGTACAGAGCTGAGCCTTGAAAAAACGGGGCGTTCGGTTGGCATTAAAAGTTATATCAATAACACGGTTCAGGATCATCGAATTCGCATGTTGTTCCAAACGGGACTCGAAGCAAGTCATGTTACCGTTGACTCTATTTACGAACTGGCAAAGCGCCCGATAAAGCCGGAAGCGGAATGGAGAAATCCTAGCAATGCGCAGCATCAAAATGCATTTGTCAGTATCAGCAATGGTCGTGAAGGGCTAACGATTGCGAATAAAGGTCTTAATGAGTACGAAGTATTGGCTAATCAGAATACCATTGCTGTGACACTGCTGCGTGGGGTACGCGAGCTTGGGGATTGGGGAGTATTTGCAACGCCGGAGGCCCAATGTCTCGGACAGCACATTCTGGAAATGGAGCTCATCTCACATGATCTGGATGTTATTGAGTCCGAGGCTTATGAGCAGGCGTACCAGTTCCCGGTTCCCTGGACCGTTCAACAGACAGGGGTACATGGTGGTACGTTACCCGTTACCCACGAGTTTTTGCAATGGGAGGGTGATCATCTCGCTTTTAGTGCGCTTAAACGGGGCGAGGCAAATGATGACATGCTGTTCAGGGTGTTCAATGTATCATCGGAGACGACTTCACTGAAGGTAACGCCTTCGTTTGAGGCTAAGGAAGTGTACGAAAGTACAATTGTTGAAGATCAAGGTGAAGCCATGAAGGTAGCGGATGAGGGAAGTTATGCTTTGACTGTGGGACCAGCAAAAATTCAGACGATCGGCATTCAACCCACAACACGTTTAAAATAA
- a CDS encoding carbohydrate ABC transporter permease, which produces MVKYIKHIILILYGLTCLYPFVWMIGTSLKTSQDALANPQSPFPQAAPLWSTFGDVWNKLNFYQFFINSVIVSAVVIIGVILIYTMMAYSFAKFVYRGKKFIYYTFIALLLVPGVTTLIPLYINMTNLGLQNTYIGMILPMINGAAPFAIFLFTSYFRTISHELYESAVLDGCNNFKIYYRIYLPLALPAIGTIAILNFIGSWNNILWPMIIVDSRDMFTLPMGLMYLDSSSFKKWNELMAGALITVIPILLAFPFMQKMYVKGMTVGSVKM; this is translated from the coding sequence ATGGTCAAATATATTAAGCATATCATTCTAATCTTGTACGGATTGACCTGCCTGTATCCTTTTGTCTGGATGATCGGCACTTCGCTGAAGACATCTCAGGATGCATTAGCCAATCCACAAAGTCCGTTTCCACAAGCTGCACCGTTGTGGTCCACATTTGGTGACGTATGGAACAAATTGAACTTCTATCAGTTTTTCATCAACAGCGTGATCGTAAGTGCAGTCGTGATTATAGGCGTCATTCTCATCTATACCATGATGGCCTATTCGTTTGCCAAATTTGTTTATCGGGGCAAAAAATTCATCTACTACACGTTTATTGCCTTGCTGCTCGTTCCAGGGGTAACCACATTGATTCCGCTTTATATCAACATGACCAATCTTGGGCTGCAAAACACGTATATTGGCATGATTCTGCCCATGATTAATGGTGCTGCACCCTTCGCCATTTTCCTATTCACCAGTTACTTCCGCACAATCTCACATGAGTTATACGAGAGCGCCGTACTGGATGGATGCAACAATTTCAAAATCTACTACAGAATCTATCTGCCATTAGCGTTGCCAGCTATCGGAACCATTGCGATTCTGAACTTTATCGGAAGCTGGAACAATATTTTGTGGCCGATGATCATCGTGGATAGCCGGGATATGTTTACGTTACCAATGGGACTCATGTATTTGGATTCATCTTCATTTAAGAAATGGAATGAACTCATGGCAGGGGCTTTGATTACGGTCATTCCAATCCTGCTTGCCTTCCCGTTCATGCAGAAGATGTATGTCAAGGGCATGACGGTAGGTTCAGTGAAAATGTAA